In Carassius auratus strain Wakin chromosome 39, ASM336829v1, whole genome shotgun sequence, a genomic segment contains:
- the LOC113058044 gene encoding matrin-3-like, with protein sequence MSQKLTGDDAQKGFAVGRGLLAAAETLNFSMGETHSDPYGSSSQSHGMSGLGGGEVKDHDSQLSRRAGSHISNTMKLFASLGLSPTDLDALAQVPEENISVETLPHLIMQLKNRKMETGRRMAGDMSTVSSETSYRGGRDDWGGSQGGRLDRSGGQAQSRSQGDFGYTSMQDSSGRGYDMLDYSSGSGRDRQYSDLSHDSYRSLGMSTSSASDDMFMQRRMGTPSQGKVQDFLGVMPLMFPHVCSLCDFDVHSVMEWTQHTNGIRHSENRRVLLQMYPDWDPQLPSSHKSTSLSLDTKSRSDGLLGAAPIGAGLRSTGMSSNWGSSSSMGMTSKMTSYSTPLPKIRSRVVVAKYERKPMSPNSLFALAKPFGTICEHLILNNKAFLEMQTHEEALAMANYYQRKPAILHGKEIHIYLSKELMAIEKSGRSDRETRPVKRGVSQVVFFSNLPRGGEKKMELLTIARRFGTVEKHLFLNDEAFVQMSNPEDAEMLVKYYTINSLTINKRSIRLNICTKYKTLTVPPGKGEQVREPPPRKNSSTSSSATSRTGDKPSSKSQRSSSTSKSKESSDDKEEEPKPKEAEALGGVSGDEEADVMEARDGDEEGFDEADDVELSCDPEQATEEQEDIEDTNVGDEEDPEAQQARDASNDAETTENQEDFSEKQEETELEEPAASEAEQEESTSDYPNKDLEEQNEEQPEDEGAEEDNAEQEGENEVDFPENIDEFVTLDELAEEEDAEKQDSKSKSKNTSGSSKDSGGLRVVNVVGFKRGYGYLDEVLALAKPFGKVVRHLVLDIRPEAFLELSSEQEARAMASFYSGNVIPSVCGKPVKVYHSHTYPTIQSGRVIYVRNIPPFKGSDALLLKIAEPFGKIKRYFLNRLRSECFIEMERGEDAEKMAEAYKENRPKFEGKRLVVYVSRKYKQLKHGHRPPSPEPEDKRPLKRERSGESETQSNSSGKSKDKKEEEPSVKKMKVEEPVSDKAEDVEIQKEKESQNVSAETLDELKIEPEEEQSKDTSEHQNMETEPEPQDEETVAAPPVIESEKSVKTEEKPITTAAPEIKLDISHATLGQYDPNVPVGVEFVKMGYYCRVCFLFYSNEDTAKKIHCSSQGHYDKLKKYLEKEKAKAQSNGTKK encoded by the exons ATGTCCCAGAAACTGACCGGTGATGATGCTCAGAAAGGCTTTGCTGTTGGCCGTGGGCTTTTGGCAGCTGCCGAGACTTTGAACTTTAGTATGGGCGAGACGCACTCGGACCCCTACGGCTCTTCTTCCCAGTCTCATGGCATGTCTGGTTTGGGTGGAGGGGAGGTAAAAGACCACGACTCTCAGCTGTCCCGCCGGGCGGGCAGCCACATTAGCAATACCATGAAACTGTTCGCCAGCCTAGGCCTGTCGCCCACCGATCTGGACGCGCTGGCGCAGGTCCCAGAGGAGAACATCAGTGTGGAGACCTTGCCCCATCTTATCATGCAACTTAAGAACCGCAAGATGGAAACCGGCCGCCGCATGGCTGGCGATATGTCAACTGTTTCTTCTGAGACTTCGTACAGAGGCGGCCGAGACGATTGGGGCGGCTCCCAAGGCGGAAGATTGGACCGTTCCGGAGGACAGGCTCAAAGCCGCTCGCAAGGCGACTTCGGTTATACTTCCATGCAAGACTCGTCCGGTCGTGGATACGACATGTTAGATTACAGCAGCGGTAGCGGCAGAGACCGCCAGTATTCTGATCTTTCCCATGACTCCTACCGCAGCCTTGGCATGTCGACGTCATCGGCATCTGACGACATGTTCATGCAGAGAAGAATGGGCACCCCGTCTCAGGGAAAAGTGCAGGATTTCTTGGGAGTCATGCCCCTCATGTTTCCCCATGTGTGCTCCCTTTGTGATTTTGATGTGCACTCTGTCATG GAATGGACTCAACACACGAATGGGATTCGTCACTCGGAAAACCGCAGAGTCCTTCTGCAAAT GTACCCGGACTGGGATCCTCAATTGCCCTCTAGTCACAA GTCGACGTCCCTTTCCCTGGACACGAAGAGTCGTTCAGATGGCTTGTTGGGGGCAGCTCCAATTGGTGCCGGTCTACGAAGTACAGGGATGAGCTCCAACTGGG GATCTAGTTCCAGTATGGGAATGACAAGTAAAATGACTTCCTATTCAACACCACTACCCAAG atAAGAAGTAGGGTTGTCGTGGCAAAATACGAAAGGAAACCAATGTCACCAAACAGCCTGTTTGCCTTGGCAAAACCCTTTGGCACCATCTGTGAACATCTAATCCTGAATAACAAG GCTTTTTTGGAGATGCAGACTCATGAGGAGGCTTTGGCCATGGCTAATTATTACCAACGCAAACCTGCCATTTTGCATGGGAAAGAGATACACATTTATTTGTCAAAGGAACTGATGGCAATCGAG AAAAGTGGAAGGTCGGACAGAGAAACTAGGCCTGTGAAGAGAGGAGTCAGCCAGGTGGTGTTTTTCTCCAATTTACCACGAGGTGGTGAGAAGAAAATGGAGCTCCTCACAATAGCTCGTAGATTTGGCACAGTTGAGAAACATCTCTTTCTAAACGATGAG GCATTTGTTCAAATGAGCAATCCTGAGGATGCAGAGATGTTGGTGAAGTACTACACCATCAATTCTTTGACTATCAATAAAAGATCCATTCGACTGAACATCTGCACAAAGTATAAGACTCTAAC GGTCCCACCAGGCAAGGGCGAACAAGTAAGGGAACCACCTCCCCGTAAGAACAGCAGCACTAGCAGCAGTGCCACCAGCAGAACGGGTGATAAACCTTCATCAAAGTCTCAGAGGTCTTCCTCTACTTCCAAATCCAAAGAGAGCTCTGATGACAAAGAAGAGGAGCCGAAGCCTAAGGAAGCAGAAGCCCTTGGCGGTGTGTCCGGGGATGAAGAAGCTGATGTTATGGAAGCACGTGATGGAGACGAAGAGGGTTTTGATGAAGCAGATGATGTCGAACTATCCTGTGATCCAGAGCAAGCCACTGAAGAACAAGAAGATATTGAAGACACCAATGTAGGGGATGAGGAGGACCCCGAAGCGCAGCAAGCCAGAGATGCCTCCAATGATGCAGAAACCACAGAGAACCAAGAGGACTTTAGTGAAAAACAGGAAGAGACTGAGCTGGAGGAACCTGCAGCATCTGAAGCAGAGCAGGAGGAGAGCACCTCTGATTATCCTAATAAAGACCTTGAGGAACAGAATGAAGAGCAACCTGAAGATGAGGGTGCTGAAGAGGACAATGCAGAGCAG GAGGGTGAAAACGAAGTGGATTTTCCTGAgaatatagatgagtttgttactCTTGATGAGCTAGCGGAGGAGGAGGATGCTGAGAAACAAGACTCAAAGTCCAAATCTAAAAACACATCAG GAAGCTCCAAGGATAGTGGA GGATTGAGAGTTGTAAATGTTGTTGGGTTTAAACGTGGCTACGGTTATCTGGATGAAGTCCTTGCTCTTGCAAAGCCATTTGGTAAAGTGGTGCGGCACCTGGTTTTGGACATAAGGCCTGAG GCTTTTCTGGAGCTCTCCAGTGAACAAGAGGCAAGAGCAATGGCTAGTTTTTACAGTGGAAATGTCATACCATCTGTGTGTGGAAAGCCTGTGAAGGTTTATCATTCACACACCTATCCAACCATCCAG AGCGGCAGAGTCATCTACGTTCGTAATATTCCACCCTTCAAAGGCTCGGATGCATTGCTTCTGAAAATCGCAGAACCTTTTGGAAAAATTAAGAGATATTTTCTGAATCGATTGCGCAGTGAG TGCTTCATTGAGATGGAGAGAGGAGAAGATGCTGAGAAAATGGCAGAGGCCTACAAGGAAAATCGACCTAAATTCGAAGGCAAACGACTCGTTGTCTACGTGAGCAGGAAATATAAGCAACTCAAACATGG ACACAGACCTCCAAGCCCAGAGCCTGAGGACAAACGGCCGCTCAAGAGGGAGCGCTCCGGAGAGTCTGAAACCCAGAGCAACTCCTCTGGCAAAAGTAAGGATAAGAAAGAGGAAGAACCTTCTGTCAAGAAGATGAAAGTGGAAGAGCCGGTCTCTGATAAAGCTGAGGATGTGGAGATTCAGAAAGAGAAGGAAAGCCAAAATGTTTCAGCAGAAACCCTTGATGAACTGAAGATTGAGCCAGAGGAGGAACAAAGCAAAGACACATCAGAGCACCAGAATATGGAGACTGAACCA GAGCCTCAAGATGAAGAGACTGTTGCTGCTCCCCCTGTTATTGAATCAGAGAAGAGCGTGAAGACCGAGGAAAAACCTATTACAACAGCAGCGCCTGAAATAAAGCTCGACATTAGCCATGCTACTCTTGGGCAATATGATCCTAATGTCCCAGTGG GTGTGGAGTTTGTGAAGATGGGATACTATTGCAGAGTCTGCTTTCTGTTTTACTCCAATGAAGACACCGCTAAGAAGATCCACTGCAGCAGCCAAGGACACTATGATAAACTTAAG AAATATTTGGAAAAGGAGAAAGCCAAAGCGCAGAGTAACGGAACGAAGAAATAA